The window GCGGGTATTTGAGGGGTATCCGGACACGCTGCACGGCGGGGTGATCGCGTCGATGCTGGACGCCGCGATGACGAACTGCCTGTTTGCCCACGGGATCGTCGCGGTGACGGCGGAGCTGGCGGTGCGGTTTCGCCATCCGATTGAGACGGCGTGCGGCGCCGGCGTGTGCGCGCGGATCGTCCGGGCGTGTCCGCCGCTCTACGTCCTGGAGGCCCGGTTGACGCAGAACGGGAAGCTCAAGGCCACGGCGACGGGGAAGTTTATGGAGAAGGCTGCGGCCCAGCCGATGGCGTAGGTTGCTGAGACTGAAAAAGGGGACATTCTACTTTTCCGTTTGGCCCAGGGATTGTGGGCGTGTTGGGGGAAGATGCCGGAAAAGTAGAATGTCCCCTTTTTTTGGGGGTTGCATTTTATGGGGAGGGGGTGTAGACTGGGGGCATGAAGGAGACATGTATCCGCACAGGTAGCCCGGTGTATTGGCCGTTGGTGGAGCGGCTGCGGGGACGGATTCGGGAAGGGGAGTTGGGTCCGGGTCAGATGGTGGGGTCGGAAACGGGCATGGCGACTCAAACGGGCTTGAGCCGCAAGTCGGTGCGCCGGGCGGTGGAGCAGTTGATCGGGGAGGGGTTGGTGGAGCGTCGGCCGGGCAAGGGGGTGTTTGTGCGTGAGCCGCGGACGTCGACGCGGCAGGTTCAGATCGTGGTGCCGTCGGTGACGTGGGACCGCTGCGCGCGGATCGTTCAGGGGGCCAAGCGTGCGGGTCAG of the Phycisphaerae bacterium genome contains:
- a CDS encoding PaaI family thioesterase — translated: MSAITEASQEVMERTRGRAHPRCVVCSRANGQGLGARFCVRDDGSVSAEFDALRVFEGYPDTLHGGVIASMLDAAMTNCLFAHGIVAVTAELAVRFRHPIETACGAGVCARIVRACPPLYVLEARLTQNGKLKATATGKFMEKAAAQPMA